TGCATGTTCCCCATCTCTTTTGGCTGCGAATGGCAATGAGAATTAGCCCCTCAGTCTCGACACTCTGCCAGACATGGCAGAAACTCATTAGCTTTATTACACCAGACACATGCCCCGGATAAAAGtgaggcggaggaggcggaacGACCGCATTCGTATTAACTATTCATGTCCGCACACAGTCGCAGTCACTCAGTCACCCACACTTTCTCTCTGTGCGCCGCAAAAgacatttgaataattttgacaaatgtgtGATTAATTCAAACATTTTGGCAACTAAGcctgttattttttatgagcGAGTGCGACTGCAAATTAGCACTTCATAAACACGAACTGAGGGAATGATATGTTGAATTTGAACAGTACTTTAGGGGAAATAtaccttttttaataaaaagttgtGTGAGGTATAACTAAGTAAACACTTTTAGAGATTCagagaaagtttttaaaattttttgatgtcTAAACACTCTAACAAATCTTAATCAAAAATGCAATGATTTAtgtcattaaaataataaaatgtctgcacaagtattaaaataaattttaaaaaatatgtttggctagatataaaatttaaaacatatttctcaTGTATTAGACTCAGTTCCTTTTTTCTCGTCTGCCCGACGACAGTTAACCTTTCGCAACCAGCCAAGTTCTATTCAAGCCCCACAATGACTGCCTGATTGGGGCTTGGGCGATTAAAGACCCTGACAAAGTGAAATTTATGGCACTCAGCACACTTAAAGCTAAACGTCGAGCGCTTTTTGCTCTCGCACTGTGCATAAGGACGCCGGgcaaaatgtgaaaatatgaAACAGAAATCAGGCGCAGGGGCAGCAACAATGGGCGGACAGGAGCAAAAAAGTGCACACAGCAAATAAAAGCGGCGATATAAAAGAGTCGCATGCCGGAAACGACAAACGACAGTCGGCAGGGGAAAGTAGGAAAGTGGCAGGGGGAAGGGGGCAAGTGGAAAGCCTAATGCCAATGCCAAACACCGGATGCGGATGTGTGACACATGGCCAAGGGGTGACCCCGACCCCCCAGAACCTCTGCGCCTGGCGGACTGGCAACATACGCACAATGTCATTGTCGCTCGCTTTAAGTAGGCGACTTTATTAAGCCGAGGACACCGAGGAGCACCTCCAAAGTGGCCAGAGCGCAGCACAAACAAATGGCACACCATTTTAGAATGTCAAAAATGGGGACTATGGAactggaaaaattaaattaaatactttaaatatttattagaattaattttatgcgcaattataatttagaattttaaagtgatcccaatttaaaacattttataataacttttatctgtaaaatatataataaattgttCTTATAAATACCACTTACTTAGTGCagtttttacattaaaaatggaaaattgtttTCTGCCAGCAAACCTacaaacttataaaaaaaaattattttccgatttactgaatgtttttaaatataatttaaaattcatctCTTTAATGCGTAACTCgtaatcttaaaatatttactgtgGATGAAAATCTCAAATTTAAATCAGTTTAAATTCCAGCTCAGCCAGCTCCACAACTCCCAAGGTGGTCTTAAATTTTGCGCGTTTCGCCCGAGTGAAATTCCCACTGTGCCGTAGGCCGTGTGCGAAAAGAACAAACGGCATAATGGGCCGGCAGGACACCTGGGCACGTGTGGGCTGTTGTTTTGACTGGCCTTGTCCCGACCCACCTGGCATAAAATTAAgccacgacgacgacgacgctcTTGTCGCCTGGCCGCTTCTTAGGCTTGGGCCAAAGGTCGTTTATGGCACGGCCAcaatttgttgctttttgataTTTACTTAGATGCGGCGCATGTGAAATGAAAAGTGCACCGTCGAGTCGGGACATAAATCAAAAGCACAAGACGGCGGAAAAACCGTGAAGGAAAAGCCGCAGCGGAAAAGGGAAACGCTGCGGCAACAATGGCAAGCGTTCAGGTGCAGAGACTTAAACTGGTTATTTATGGCAGGGCCAAGGGCGAAGGGAGTAGAGTCTGGGTTTCCCGCGCAGCTGGGATTCCCCGATtcaaagagtaaaaaaaaaaaatagttcttattttcccattttaatGAGTTAACTTTTATTGAGTCTCAACATTTTCCTTTTACCTTAAAGaaactataaatattaaacgccaaaaagtatgctattACTATTATCTCCCTATAATTTCCAACTAGTTTTGGCCATTTTCTCACCTATTTCATGTGGTATTATCCAGGAAAAGCAAGAAATTAATTGAAGCATGGAGAGGAAGAACAAGGACTTCTGGTCCTTTGGCCGCAATGGCGACGACAGCGATAAATCGTCTGACAGCGAGACTCACTTTTCCACCAGATCCTCGAGCAGCTCCAGCGACTCCAGCAGCGACAGTTGCGTCGAAGTGAAGCCGTCTAGCGAAATGGAGAGCCTCTGCGTCCCAGGCGGCAGCTATGATGTGAGTAACGACTTTCCCAATTAAGATGTATTAATCGAGCCGCTTTTCCCccaacccacacacacacacacacacacacacagattaTAACCAAGAGCAACCTGCAGCAATTTGTGCAGAAAATCGACGGAAATTCCTCGCTGGACGATCAGGGCTGCGATATGATGGCCAAAATAGCCGATGCCTTCGCTAATGACGTCTCCATGCGCATGGTCAAGTTGGCCAAGTACCGAAAGAGCCGTGTAGGCCTGCTAGACCTGAAGTTCGTCCTCAAGCGCGAATACAACATGGAGTTTCCCaacaaataaatggaaaaataagtaaaaaaaaaaatattttaccaaTCCCCCAAAAATGTCTGCCttttgattaattaaaaatgattaaagactttcatataaataaacaattctttcgaccaaaagaaaatacgtGAAAATCTCATCAAAAAACCCATTCAGGTATCGATGAAAAGGGGTGAAAAATTGTAAACCGGATCATGATTAAGCaattaataaattcaatagCCGCCGTTAAGGGCCGAACACACGCATTCAATCGCCCCTACAAAACGGTCATCATGGTCTCGGCCACACTTGCTCGGGCCCTTGACTCTCGCCTTTCAGCCGGGAATTACTCAACATAAAGTTAAAGTGCCATAAAAATGCCAGGGCGCATAATGCCTCACTCACACAGTTGCTGGAAAACACTCACATGCTCCCATTTACACACATGAACAAGCACTGGGTTCCTTTTCAGATCCTTTgcgaaaaaaaacgaaaaaaaacctGGAGAAAGCTAAGGCGGAAATTTCGAGAACGATTTTTTCTTCATATTTTTCGCCTGCTGCCCGAAGAATAAAGAATACTTTTTCGCTGGCCATGGCCATGGGCACATTGTGGCAACGGAAAAAGGCATAATTCTGCAGCTTTTCTCTCTGGCTCTTAAGCAAACTTGTATTTATATATGCAGAAGATGatctgtatttatttaaataatcacCACGGGACTTTATACTTTTTCCCTATGGCATTCCCAGTAGCTGCaattcttttcgtttttgcgCCATTTATTATGTGCAActgaattgaatatttttcgggaaatcaacaacaataaaaaccaatggcgaaaatatttattttgtatgccAGCTTCCAATATAATAAAGATTGAAACTAAACACCCATTCAAATGCAATTGCTTTGATATAAAATGGCGTTTATAAACTAACGTGTGGATATGCTATTATCatttaatcaaaaacaaaattgaattcaCATAGAAAAGGCGAGAGGaaagctttaaagtttaaacagaCGAGCTGTAATATTTTTGGCTTCAGTTTATTTAGCACACTCAATAGTTGAAATGAAATACGAATTGCAAATGGACTGATTAAAAACtgtaattaatataattaaaagcaGCTGATTAATAAGAGATTATACTTCTACTATTGATTTAATgcttatttgtatttaaattatttaataaagatGGAATAAATGTGCAAAACTTAAGTCCTTATGACTCcaacaatattttatgaatttatcaTGCTTAATAAATACTGACAGCTagtcaaaaatcaaacaagTTATTGCTATTTCATAAGTCCcagattattaaataataactaatattaaaattaaagctaTTCTTCccatggaaatattgatcACTCAATAAATTTCCCGCTCagttatagccaaaaataGAAAATCTTTCATTACATTTGGAGCCGCCCTCGAGGCAGCCGCAAACGTTCGCAATCATAATCCAGGAACGACACATTGGGGCGCATTTAAACTGATTTCATATTGGATCAGTGAGTGTTTTCCCAGTGTCCGTGTGCGGGTGAGTGGGGGTTGTATGTGTTGGTGCCACCAATACAACCGCAAAGCTGGCAGGAAATTCGTTTGCCGTATGTCTTGGCACGCACGCAGGAAAATTCAAGCCGTCGAGGATTTTGGGTAGGCGAAATTATAATGAATTTGTCGTGCATACTAGTAGTACATATATTCCCCGATGCGTGACTCTCTCTGTTCCctccaaaaacgaaaaaaaaaagaaaaacagacacaatgtgccacgcccactccattTCAGGGCGATTTGGCTTAGTTCCGAGGAGATAAGCAGCTAAGTGACTTTGTCCCGACATCATGGCCCATGGGCTGTTGACGGTTGGCTGTTGGAAATCGTGTGCATGAAATAAATACGAATTCTCGATGGTGTTACGGATGCGATGTTGTTGGCCGacataaattgaattaaagtgAAATCAGTCGCCGCTGGCGGtaataaattaatgaaaatgttgGCTAGGCGTcagaataataaatataaatataaatataaatacggGGGAGCCAAATTGAGTTATCAGCATAAATCATAAAGACCCGACCGAActtgtaaattaatttggaTTAACCGGCATAATGGGTAAATAACTGCAGCAGCTTCAGCATCCTTTGCCTTTGCAGCTTAAAAGTTTAGAGcacaaattcttttttaattaaattcaagtGTTGGACGACCTTTTCTGCATGTCAAACGCGAGCAAAGGAAACTTCCGCTTTTCCTCCTTTGCCTTTGAGAGAGTCATTTTCAAAGAAATTCACAAGTTATTCATGGCAACTTTCAGAGGACTGGGGAGCCGGGGCTAAAAACTTGAGTTGAGTGATATGTTACCAAAGAGTTGTCGCTGGGCCTGGCCAAAAAATATTCCTCTCTGGTTTCCGGCCAAGGTCAATGGGTTGCTGCAATCCGAGACGAGTTCTTGGCACAGGATCAGGACTcaagaccaaaaaaaaaagggagcaATCAATGCCAGTTGATTACCATTTGCGGAGTTTCTCAAACTCACTGGCCGATGAATCACGTTAATGAACTAAGTGAATTGGAAAAGTTTTCAACTTTTCGAGTTCGTCTTAAGGAGTATTTGACGTTATCCTTGACGGTTTGACTTTTGAAAGAAAATACTTGGGCTGagctcaaaaatgtatttggtaAAGCGCAAGCAACTTTAATGTGAATTTAACTTGAATTACAGAGTtatatttgtgtttattttaatatgatgGAGTCAATTTCAAAGTTTGCTGGAAGTTTCAAACTTTCCTCTCTTGAGTGAATAGTAATGGTGTAATTAACTCATCAAGCTGAATAAACTTTacgctttttaaatatttaaatatttacgacTTAAGAACCCCCTTTTAATATtcctcataaaaaaataagctTAGGCAAACATGTTTTAGCGCTTTTCATAAGTTTGTCACGTTCAATATCCGCTGCGACACCTTCGATATCTTCGATGAAGAGtatttag
The genomic region above belongs to Drosophila takahashii strain IR98-3 E-12201 chromosome 2L, DtakHiC1v2, whole genome shotgun sequence and contains:
- the Taf12L gene encoding transcription initiation factor TFIID subunit 12, which encodes MERKNKDFWSFGRNGDDSDKSSDSETHFSTRSSSSSSDSSSDSCVEVKPSSEMESLCVPGGSYDIITKSNLQQFVQKIDGNSSLDDQGCDMMAKIADAFANDVSMRMVKLAKYRKSRVGLLDLKFVLKREYNMEFPNK